From Arachis stenosperma cultivar V10309 chromosome 2, arast.V10309.gnm1.PFL2, whole genome shotgun sequence, one genomic window encodes:
- the LOC130961089 gene encoding zinc finger CCCH domain-containing protein 49-like, whose product MAHRLLRDHEADGWERADFPIICESCLGDNPYVRMTRAEYDKECKICTRPFTVFRWRPGRDARYKKTEICQTCSKLKNVCQVCLLDLEYGLPVQVRDTALSIDSNDAIPKSDVNREYFAEEHDRKARAGIDYESSYGKARPNDTILKLQRTTPYYKRNRAHICSFYIRGECTRGAECPYRHEMPVTGELSQQNIKDRYYGVNDPVALKLLGKAGEMTSLEAPEDESIKTLYVGGLDARVTEQDLRDHFYAHGEIESIKMVLQRACAFVTYTTREGAEKAAEELSNKLVIKGLRLKLMWGRPQTAKPESDGSDQARQQAAVAHSGLLPRAVISQQQNQDLGQGMPYYNNPPPPQQERSYYPSMDPQRMGALIPSQEGPPGGPSGSGENKPSMEKPQMQQHYTHPMMPPPPPPPGQYHHQPPHQYYPPPYGYMPPVPPYQQYPPPYSAQMVPSQPPAANQPYHHHPMQPGSSQTGSGQVGSGSAPAEAGTSASGSQQQ is encoded by the exons ATGGCGCACCGCTTGCTGAGGGACCATGAAGCTGACGGGTGGGAGCGCGCAGACTTCCCCATCATCTGCGAGTCCTGCCTTGGCGACAACCCTTACGTTCGAATG ACAAGAGCTGAGTATGACAAGGAATGCAAGATTTGTACACGGCCATTTACTGTCTTCAGATGGAGACCTGGTCGGGATGCGAGGTATAAAAAGACTGAGATCTGCCAGACATGTAGCAAGTTGAAAAATGTCTGTCAAGTGTGTCTTCTGGATCTAGAATACGGGCTGCCAGTTCAAGTCCGTGACACAGCTCTCAGTATTGATTCCAATGATGCCATTCCAAAAAGTGATGTCAATAGGGAGTATTTTGCTGAAGAGCACGACCGCAAG GCTAGAGCTGGTATAGATTATGAATCTTCTTATGGTAAAGCACGCCCAAATGATACTATCTTGAAGCTACAAAGGACAACACCATATTACAAAAGAAACCGGGCACATATTTGCAGTTTCTACATAAGGGGTGAATGTACTAGAGGAGCTGAATGCCCTTATCGGCATGAGATGCCAGTAACTGGGGAGCTGTCTcaacaaaatattaaagatCGTTATTATGG TGTCAATGATCCTGTGGCTTTGAAGCTACTTGGCAAGGCTGGAGAGATGACCTCTCTGGAGGCTCCCGAGGATGAGAGCATCAAAACCCTTTATGTTGGTGGACTTGATGCTAGGGTCACTGAGCAGGACTTGCGGGATCACTTCTATGCGCATGGTGAAATTGAATCTATAAAAATGGTTCTTCAACGGGCTTGTGCTTTTGTAACCTATACAACCAGAGAAGGTGCAGAAAAGGCAGCCGAAGAACTATCCAACAAGCTGGTTATTAAAGGCCTAAGGCTAAAGCTGATGTGGGGCAGGCCTCAGACAGCAAAACCGGAGTCGGATGGCTCTGATCAAGCAAGGCAGCAAGCAGCTGTGGCTCACAGTGGGTTGTTGCCTCGTGCAGTTATATCGCAACAGCAGAACCAGGATCTAGGCCAAGGAATGCCTTACTATAACAATCCACCTCCTCCTCAGCAAGAAAGAAGCTATTACCCTTCAATGGATCCTCAAAGAATGGGTGCTCTTATTCCATCTCAAGAGGGTCCTCCAGGTGGACCTAGTGGATCAGGTGAGAACAAACCCAGTATGGAGAAGCCACAAATGCAACAACATTATACCCATCCAATGAtgcctcctcctcctcctcctcctggCCAATATCATCATCAGCCTCCTCATCAGTATTATCCTCCTCCATATGGTTATATGCCACCAGTTCCCCCGTATCAGCAATATCCACCACCATATAGTGCTCAAATGGTGCCATCTCAGCCACCAGCTGCAAATCAACCATATCACCATCATCCGATGCAGCCAGGTTCTTCACAAACAGGGTCTGGACAGGTTGGCTCTGGATCTGCACCAGCTGAAGCTGGAACATCAGCATCAGGGTCACAGCAGCAGTGA